The Montipora foliosa isolate CH-2021 chromosome 6, ASM3666993v2, whole genome shotgun sequence genome includes the window ATTAAAATTGGCAGTAAAAATACTATGTGAAACTAGCAATTTGGATATTTAACTATTATACCATGGGCGTACGTTGGATATGGTATATAGCCAACGGAGGCGTTTAGGGCCGATTGGCTTTAACCAACGAGCGCGAaccgaataattgttttaataagGGGGCTCACACAAGTTTTAATAAAGGCCCATTTTCATCCTTGATGCAACgcggtcgtttgtttttgttttcaaatcgcTCTATTGTTAAATggcgcactctgattggctatctaTTTTTTTCGACGGGAAAACTTTTCGCACATTCAAAGCTTCGCGCGCGGTGTTTAGGCTGTTTTCTCTGCCACATTGTCTTAGTAATCCTAGAAATTGGTATTAGTTATTCATGGAAGTGGATGAATCTATTACCAACGATGAATCCCAGCAGAGAAATGTTTACGGGTCGTTGATTGATCCAGAAGAACGTGAAAACTCTGAAGCCTCCGAGGTAGGTGATAAATCCACGTGCAAAACTTCAATTCATTGTCGAATTTACTGTCGGAATATTTGCCTCTGCTGTTATTTGTGGAATGAAATAAACATTATATTTTCATCCTCGCTTTATCGTGTATCTTTTAGGACTTACCTGCTCCAGAAGTGCGCTGTTCATGTAATGGTGCGTGTGCACGGAGATCTGGCCGAGGTTCGTGTTCGTGCAAGGCGACTAACCAAAACTGCACTTCGAATTGCCTTTGCAATAAAGCGAAATGCAAAAACAAGgtaaacagaaaaacacaattttcttttatGAAGATTTTGTTTGGCTTACTGTTTCTTTGTACCACAGGCAAGTGAGGCGGCGGAGGCTGAACAAGTAAATACGCCAGTAGATCCTGATGGACAAGTGCAGTTATTCAACGAGGTGCAGTCCTCGGCAACACAAATAGAGGTGAAGACTTTATTATTCGTGCACAAATGCACTGTAGTCTGCATATAACTAATATCCTAAACGTTAGTAAAATAAACCAGAACGCTGTTTATACCTGCGAGGTCCCAGAATAGGATTTTCAGCCCTCTGTTGGTTTCTTTGTTCATACTTAtaatttcatatattttgcaATGTTCTGTTTGGTCTAGGAATTTGTGTCAACCCTTACTAGACAGGATATAGAGTACCTCCTCAGGAATGTTCTGGCAATGGGAAGAGGGAGTTTGGACTTTGCAAAGAAGCTGCTAGATGAAAAAAATGCACCACCACCACCTCCCCCAAGCCCAGGCAACAACAGTTCTCCAGAGTGGTGCA containing:
- the LOC138005737 gene encoding uncharacterized protein, with the protein product MEVDESITNDESQQRNVYGSLIDPEERENSEASEDLPAPEVRCSCNGACARRSGRGSCSCKATNQNCTSNCLCNKAKCKNKASEAAEAEQVNTPVDPDGQVQLFNEVQSSATQIEEFVSTLTRQDIEYLLRNVLAMGRGSLDFAKKLLDEKNAPPPPPPSPGNNSSPEWCRCGVCRPMPSDQENLCCKRVNCITRFQVFNNICLDRDILEVCIKARCDIRADDFNFSMESFRKAAYRQYILWKYGKLGRGNRRVVPSCAVLSIRHAYPSPDGRYMGFRSS